A region of Ochrobactrum quorumnocens DNA encodes the following proteins:
- a CDS encoding GNAT family N-acetyltransferase, with the protein MSTIRVLTPQDRTAWEPLWGAYQVFYEVDIPAETTNLTWERFHDASEPMHVLGAFDDDGRLVGFVHAIFHRSCWLPKWTCYLQDLYVENSQRGKGTGAALIDAVADLAREEGAGRLYWLTHESNATARRLYDSIAQQSGFIQYRKAL; encoded by the coding sequence ATGTCGACAATTCGGGTATTAACGCCGCAAGACCGGACTGCATGGGAACCATTGTGGGGCGCTTATCAGGTATTTTACGAAGTCGACATTCCAGCTGAAACCACGAACCTCACATGGGAGCGTTTTCACGACGCTTCGGAACCCATGCATGTCTTAGGTGCATTTGATGACGACGGACGTCTTGTCGGTTTCGTGCATGCGATCTTTCACCGCTCCTGCTGGCTACCGAAATGGACCTGCTATCTTCAAGACCTCTATGTCGAGAACAGCCAGCGCGGAAAAGGCACCGGCGCAGCCCTGATCGACGCTGTGGCTGATCTGGCGCGCGAAGAAGGCGCAGGGAGGCTCTATTGGCTCACGCATGAAAGCAATGCAACTGCACGCCGCCTCTATGACAGCATCGCGCAACAGTCTGGATTCATTCAATATCGTAAGGCCTTATAA
- a CDS encoding NADP-dependent isocitrate dehydrogenase gives MAKIKVANPVVELDGDEMTRIIWQFIKDKLIHPYLDIDLKYYDLSVEHRDETNDQVTIDAANAIKEHGVGVKCATITPDEARVEEFKLKKMWKSPNGTIRNILGGVIFREPIICKNVPRLVPGWTQPIIVGRHAFGDQYRATDFKFPGKGTLSIKFVGEDGETIEHEVYQAPAAGVAMAMYNLDESIREFARASLNYGLQRNYPVYLSTKNTILKAYDGRFKDIFEEVYQAEFAEKFKAAKIWYEHRLIDDMVASALKWSGGYVWACKNYDGDVQSDIVAQGFGSLGLMTSVLMTPDGKTVEAEAAHGTVTRHYRQHQKGEETSTNSIASIFAWTRGLAHRAKLDENAELKRFADTLEKVCVDTVESGFMTKDLALLIGPDQPWLSTTGFLDKIDENLQKAMAA, from the coding sequence ATGGCAAAAATCAAGGTTGCGAACCCGGTCGTTGAACTCGACGGCGATGAAATGACCCGCATCATCTGGCAGTTCATCAAGGACAAGCTGATCCATCCCTACCTCGACATCGATCTGAAATATTACGATCTGTCAGTAGAACATCGTGATGAAACCAATGACCAGGTTACCATTGATGCGGCCAATGCCATCAAGGAACATGGCGTCGGCGTAAAATGCGCAACCATCACGCCGGACGAAGCACGCGTTGAAGAATTCAAGCTCAAGAAGATGTGGAAGTCGCCAAACGGCACCATCCGCAACATTCTCGGTGGCGTTATCTTCCGCGAACCGATTATCTGCAAGAACGTTCCTCGTCTGGTTCCAGGCTGGACGCAGCCGATCATCGTGGGCCGTCATGCTTTCGGTGACCAGTACCGCGCGACCGACTTCAAATTCCCCGGCAAGGGCACCTTGTCGATCAAGTTTGTCGGTGAAGATGGTGAGACCATCGAGCACGAAGTCTATCAGGCTCCGGCGGCTGGCGTGGCAATGGCCATGTACAACCTCGACGAATCGATCCGTGAATTTGCGCGCGCCTCGCTGAACTATGGCCTGCAGCGCAATTACCCGGTCTATCTCTCGACCAAGAACACCATCCTCAAAGCCTATGATGGTCGCTTCAAGGACATCTTCGAAGAAGTCTACCAGGCTGAATTCGCTGAAAAGTTCAAGGCAGCCAAGATCTGGTACGAACATCGCCTGATCGACGACATGGTTGCTTCGGCCCTCAAGTGGTCCGGCGGCTATGTTTGGGCATGTAAGAACTATGACGGCGACGTGCAGTCCGATATCGTGGCACAGGGCTTCGGCTCGCTCGGCCTGATGACCTCAGTTCTGATGACACCAGATGGCAAGACCGTTGAAGCTGAAGCTGCACACGGCACCGTGACCCGTCACTATCGTCAGCACCAGAAGGGCGAGGAAACCTCGACCAATTCGATCGCTTCGATCTTCGCATGGACCCGCGGCCTTGCTCACCGTGCAAAGCTTGACGAGAATGCTGAGCTGAAGCGTTTTGCCGACACGCTTGAAAAGGTCTGCGTAGACACCGTTGAATCCGGCTTCATGACCAAGGATTTGGCGCTGCTTATCGGTCCAGATCAGCCTTGGCTCTCGACCACCGGCTTCCTCGACAAGATCGACGAAAACCTCCAGAAGGCAATGGCTGCTTAA